In a single window of the Pandoraea pulmonicola genome:
- the cls gene encoding cardiolipin synthase — protein MVLNWLDVGFGVACIHALGIIAAIHAVLTVRTSQGAVAWAVSLVTMPYLTLIPYLFLGRSKFVGYVEARRARNEALQSRMGEIQWTGEPPVATDAHPEFAALTAMTRMSFVAGNHVRLLVNGHATFDAVFAAIDRARDYILVQFFIVKDDALGRALAARLLARAATGVKVYFLYDRIGSHDLPRSYCEKLRQGGVLAHEFAAARRGIVVNRFQLNFRNHRKIVVVDGDEAFIGGHNVGVEYLGEKPPLAPWRDTHISVRGPAVVGIQRAFAEDWHWSTGTVPELNRQPAPSGGDMHCQVVPSGPADQLETSSLFFVTAINAAQKRVWLTTPYFVPDEAVFSALRLAVLRGVDVRLLIPDRADHYVVFEATTSYAFEATRSGIQVYRYRHGFLHQKVVLIDDSAAAVGSANLDNRSFRLNFELMLLVVDGTFAQDVAAMLANDFEHAALLNKDDFRKTARWRQIVMRVARLFAPIL, from the coding sequence ATGGTGCTCAATTGGCTCGACGTCGGCTTTGGCGTTGCCTGTATCCATGCGCTGGGAATCATCGCCGCGATCCATGCCGTGCTGACGGTGCGCACATCGCAGGGCGCCGTGGCCTGGGCGGTATCGCTCGTGACGATGCCGTATCTCACGCTCATCCCCTATCTTTTTCTCGGACGCTCGAAGTTCGTCGGCTACGTCGAGGCACGACGTGCACGCAACGAGGCGTTGCAGTCGCGCATGGGCGAAATCCAGTGGACCGGCGAGCCGCCCGTCGCGACGGACGCCCATCCCGAATTCGCCGCGCTCACCGCCATGACGCGGATGTCGTTCGTCGCGGGCAACCACGTGCGTCTGCTCGTGAACGGTCATGCAACGTTCGACGCCGTCTTTGCCGCCATCGACCGCGCCCGCGACTACATCCTCGTCCAGTTCTTCATCGTCAAGGACGACGCGCTTGGGCGAGCGCTCGCGGCACGCCTGCTCGCGCGCGCCGCAACGGGCGTCAAAGTCTACTTTCTCTACGACCGCATCGGCAGTCACGACCTGCCTCGCAGCTATTGCGAGAAGCTGCGTCAGGGCGGCGTGCTCGCGCACGAGTTCGCGGCGGCCAGGCGCGGCATCGTCGTCAATCGCTTCCAGTTGAATTTCCGCAATCACCGCAAGATCGTCGTGGTCGATGGCGACGAGGCGTTCATCGGCGGGCACAACGTGGGCGTGGAATATCTCGGCGAAAAGCCGCCGCTCGCACCGTGGCGAGACACACACATCTCGGTGCGCGGCCCGGCTGTCGTGGGCATTCAGCGCGCGTTCGCCGAGGACTGGCACTGGAGCACGGGCACCGTGCCGGAGCTCAATCGCCAGCCGGCCCCTTCGGGCGGGGACATGCACTGTCAGGTGGTGCCCAGCGGCCCCGCGGACCAGTTGGAGACGTCGTCGCTGTTCTTCGTGACGGCGATCAACGCCGCGCAAAAGCGTGTGTGGCTCACCACGCCGTATTTCGTGCCCGACGAGGCCGTCTTCTCGGCTTTGCGGCTTGCCGTGCTGCGCGGCGTCGACGTGCGCCTGCTGATTCCCGATCGGGCCGATCACTATGTCGTGTTCGAAGCGACGACATCGTACGCCTTCGAGGCGACGCGCAGCGGTATCCAAGTGTACCGTTACCGGCACGGCTTCCTCCATCAGAAGGTCGTGCTGATCGACGACAGCGCCGCCGCCGTGGGCAGCGCCAACCTCGACAACCGATCGTTCCGGCTCAATTTCGAACTCATGCTGCTGGTCGTCGACGGCACCTTCGCGCAGGACGTGGCGGCCATGCTCGCCAACGACTTCGAGCACGCCGCGCTACTGAACAAGGACGACTTCCGAAAAACCGCCAGGTGGCGTCAGATCGTGATGCGCGTGGCCCGGCTGTTCGCGCCCATTCTTTGA
- the prmB gene encoding 50S ribosomal protein L3 N(5)-glutamine methyltransferase → MSTQSSHPFQTLRDLLRYAVSRFNEAELAFGHGCASAYDEAAYLLLHTLHLPIDTLDPFLDARLLPEEIERVLSVVNRRAGERVPASYITNEAWMHGRRFYVDERVIVPRSFVGELLEDALQPWVNHADEVADVLELCTGSGCLAILAAETFPAARIDAVDISADALAVAKINVADYALDDRITLHLGDLYTPLPKGKRYEVILTNPPYVNEGSMQTLPAEYRHEPRLALAGGDDGMDVVRRIIAGARERLTDDGVLVVEIGNERPFVEAAFPDLPMTWLATSAGDDMVFLVQAADLP, encoded by the coding sequence ATGAGCACGCAATCCTCGCACCCGTTTCAGACGCTGCGCGACCTGCTGCGCTACGCCGTCTCGCGCTTCAACGAGGCCGAGCTGGCTTTCGGTCACGGCTGCGCAAGCGCATACGACGAAGCCGCATACCTGCTGCTGCACACGCTGCATCTGCCCATCGACACGCTCGACCCGTTCCTGGACGCCCGTCTTCTGCCCGAAGAGATCGAGCGCGTGCTGTCGGTCGTCAACCGCCGTGCCGGCGAACGCGTGCCGGCTTCGTACATCACGAACGAAGCGTGGATGCATGGCCGGCGCTTCTATGTGGACGAGCGCGTCATCGTGCCGCGCTCGTTCGTGGGCGAACTGCTGGAAGACGCGCTGCAGCCATGGGTCAACCACGCCGACGAGGTCGCCGACGTGCTCGAACTTTGCACCGGCTCGGGCTGCCTCGCCATTCTCGCCGCGGAGACGTTCCCCGCCGCGCGGATCGATGCCGTCGACATCTCGGCCGACGCCCTCGCCGTGGCAAAGATCAACGTCGCCGATTACGCGCTGGACGATCGCATCACGCTGCATCTGGGCGATCTGTACACGCCGCTGCCCAAGGGCAAGCGTTACGAAGTCATCCTGACCAATCCGCCGTACGTGAACGAAGGGTCGATGCAGACGCTCCCGGCCGAGTACCGCCACGAGCCGCGCCTCGCGCTGGCAGGTGGCGACGACGGCATGGATGTCGTGCGGCGCATCATCGCGGGTGCGCGCGAGCGTCTGACCGATGACGGCGTGCTGGTCGTGGAAATCGGCAACGAGCGCCCCTTCGTCGAGGCGGCATTCCCCGACCTGCCCATGACATGGCTCGCCACGAGCGCGGGCGACGACATGGTGTTCCTGGTACAGGCCGCCGACCTGCCGTAA
- the dapE gene encoding succinyl-diaminopimelate desuccinylase produces the protein MTSSQGATLALTEQLIARHSVTPEDRDCQAILARRLAAIGFACETIASNGVTNLWALKRGTRGTDGKLLVFAGHTDVVPTGPVEQWHSDPFAPTHRDGMLYGRGAADMKTSLAAFVVASEEFVARHPDHAGAIGFLLTSDEEGPATDGTVKVVEALQARGERLDYCVVGEPTSSQRLGDMVKNGRRGSMSGKLVVKGVQGHIAYPHLAKNPTHLFAPALAELTQTVWDEGNEYFPPTTWQISNIHAGTGATNVIPGELTVMFNFRFSTASTSEGLQKRVHELLDRHGLTYTLDWTISGQPFLTPRGDLSDALSGAIREETGLETELSTTGGTSDGRFIARICPQVIEFGPCNASIHKIDEHIAVADIEPLKNIYRGVLTRLVA, from the coding sequence ATGACTTCCTCCCAAGGCGCCACGCTGGCGCTTACCGAGCAACTGATCGCCCGTCACTCGGTGACGCCCGAAGACCGCGATTGCCAGGCGATCCTGGCGCGTCGGCTGGCGGCGATCGGCTTCGCGTGCGAGACCATCGCGTCGAACGGCGTGACCAACCTGTGGGCGCTCAAGCGCGGCACGCGCGGCACCGACGGCAAGCTGCTCGTCTTCGCCGGGCACACGGACGTGGTGCCGACCGGCCCGGTCGAACAGTGGCACTCGGACCCGTTCGCCCCGACGCATCGCGACGGCATGCTCTATGGTCGCGGCGCGGCCGACATGAAGACGTCGCTCGCCGCGTTCGTGGTCGCTTCGGAGGAATTCGTCGCCCGGCACCCGGATCACGCCGGCGCCATCGGCTTCCTGCTGACGAGCGATGAGGAAGGCCCCGCCACCGACGGCACCGTGAAGGTCGTCGAAGCGCTCCAGGCGCGTGGCGAACGGCTCGATTACTGCGTGGTCGGCGAGCCGACGTCGAGCCAGCGCCTGGGCGACATGGTCAAGAACGGCCGTCGCGGATCGATGTCCGGCAAGCTCGTGGTGAAGGGCGTGCAAGGCCATATCGCGTACCCGCATCTGGCGAAGAACCCGACGCATCTGTTCGCGCCCGCGCTAGCCGAGCTCACGCAGACGGTGTGGGACGAAGGCAACGAGTACTTTCCGCCCACCACCTGGCAAATTTCGAACATCCACGCTGGCACGGGGGCGACCAACGTCATCCCCGGCGAGCTGACCGTGATGTTCAACTTCCGCTTCTCGACGGCCAGCACGTCCGAGGGCCTGCAGAAACGCGTGCACGAACTACTCGACCGGCACGGGCTGACGTACACGCTCGACTGGACGATCAGCGGCCAGCCGTTCCTCACGCCGCGCGGCGATCTGTCCGACGCGCTCAGCGGTGCGATCCGCGAGGAAACCGGTCTGGAGACCGAGCTTTCGACGACAGGCGGCACGTCCGACGGCCGCTTCATCGCGCGCATCTGCCCGCAGGTAATCGAGTTCGGGCCGTGCAACGCGAGCATCCACAAGATCGACGAGCATATCGCGGTAGCCGACATCGAGCCGCTCAAGAACATTTATCGCGGCGTGTTGACGCGTCTGGTGGCATGA
- a CDS encoding ArsC family reductase: MTAVLYGIPNCDTVKKARTWLDEHGVAYDFHDFKKAGVSDAMLDTWLAQVPLATLLNRKGTTWRKLSPEQQAAAAGEPAARALMIENPSLIKRPVLVADGKVSVGFTPDSYASRF, translated from the coding sequence ATGACGGCAGTGCTGTACGGCATTCCCAACTGCGATACCGTGAAGAAGGCGCGCACGTGGCTCGACGAGCACGGCGTGGCGTACGATTTTCACGACTTCAAGAAGGCGGGCGTGAGCGACGCAATGCTGGACACCTGGCTCGCCCAGGTGCCGCTCGCCACGCTGCTCAATCGCAAGGGCACCACGTGGCGCAAGCTCTCGCCCGAACAACAGGCGGCGGCAGCCGGGGAACCGGCCGCGCGCGCCCTGATGATCGAAAACCCGTCGCTCATCAAACGCCCCGTGCTGGTGGCCGACGGCAAGGTTTCCGTGGGCTTCACGCCCGACAGTTACGCTTCACGATTCTGA